A section of the Roseivirga sp. BDSF3-8 genome encodes:
- the atpG gene encoding ATP synthase F1 subunit gamma produces the protein MANLKEVKSRIQSVSSTQQITKAMKMVAAAKLRRAQDNIIQMRPYAEKLSAILQNVSASVGEGADSNEYGEEREPKKVLIIAVSSDKGLCGAFNANINRRITQLASERYASQRSQGNLYILPVGKKVYDFIKRRDFQVIETYKDTFSNLSFDSSREIAEYAMEGFKKGEFDRVELLFNEFKNVATQIVRTEQWLPIPKAEHTEDAVSTTKVDYIYEPSKEYIIRELIPTSLKIQLYKALLESNASEHGARMTAMDKATDNAGELLKDLKLMYNRTRQAAITNEILEIVAGAEALGSN, from the coding sequence GGCAAACCTTAAGGAAGTAAAAAGCAGAATTCAGTCAGTCTCTTCGACTCAGCAGATCACCAAAGCAATGAAGATGGTCGCCGCTGCTAAGCTTAGAAGAGCCCAGGATAACATCATTCAGATGCGTCCTTACGCTGAAAAGCTATCTGCTATTCTGCAAAACGTTTCTGCCTCTGTTGGTGAGGGTGCCGATTCTAATGAATATGGCGAGGAAAGAGAGCCTAAAAAGGTACTAATTATAGCAGTATCTTCCGATAAGGGTCTCTGTGGTGCATTTAATGCCAATATTAATCGACGTATTACGCAGCTTGCTTCTGAGCGATACGCCAGCCAGCGTTCGCAGGGTAATCTTTACATTCTGCCGGTGGGCAAGAAAGTTTATGATTTCATTAAAAGAAGGGACTTTCAAGTAATTGAAACCTACAAGGACACCTTCTCTAACCTGAGCTTCGACTCGTCACGTGAAATTGCAGAGTATGCTATGGAAGGATTCAAAAAAGGTGAATTTGACCGTGTGGAGCTCCTGTTCAATGAATTCAAGAATGTGGCGACACAGATCGTTCGTACAGAGCAGTGGTTACCCATTCCTAAGGCTGAGCATACAGAAGATGCCGTTTCTACTACAAAGGTAGACTATATCTACGAGCCTAGTAAAGAGTATATCATCAGAGAGTTGATACCCACCTCTTTGAAAATTCAACTTTACAAGGCATTGCTTGAATCTAATGCCTCTGAACATGGAGCTCGTATGACCGCCATGGATAAGGCAACTGATAATGCCGGTGAGCTTTTAAAAGACCTCAAGCTTATGTATAACCGTACGCGCCAGGCTGCTATCACAAATGAAATTCTTGAGATCGTGGCTGGCGCTGAGGCGCTTGGTAGTAACTAA